The DNA region TTTTATGTTTCTCCTCTCGTTGGGTATCCTCACCTTCATCCTTGTGTTGGGCCGCATCGGAAAAATGGTAGATCTTGTGATTAATAAAGGTGTTGATTTAAAAGACATAATATTGTTAATCGTTTATTCTTCACCGCCTTATCTCATGTTCACCTTGCCGATGGCCTTTTTATTGTCTACCATCGTTGTGCTGGGCAGATTCTCCACGGAAAACGAAATCCTTGCCCTAAAAGCCAGCGGAGTTGATATTAAATGTCTTTTTCATCCTTTAGCAACGTTTGCCATAGCAATAACCCTCATAGGACTTATAAATTCAATAGCATTACTCCCTGCAAGCAGCGAGGAATTTCGAAATACCCTCATCAATATCATCAAAAAAGGTATTACCTTTGAAGATAAAGAAGGAATATTCAACGATAGCATACCTGGTATCGTTATCTACATCGACAAGGTAGACACAAAAAACAAATCACTCACCGGGATAATTGTATCAGATGACAGAGACAAAAATTTAAAGCAAACCATATCAGCAAATAAAGGTTTGATAAATCTTGACCCCCTTTCATTGGACCTGTTTTTTGTGCTGGAAAACGGTAATTTGCACAGATGGGAAAAAACAGATGACGTATACAGGAGTTTGTTCTTTAAAAAATATGCTTTCACGATGAATCTCACAAATATGCTCCCAAATACCACATCCTTAAGAAAAAGACCCTACGAAATGAACGTAAAAGAACTCAAAAAGGCTATGACAACAGCAAATGCAAATGATAGATACGAATATCTTCTCGAAATTTATAAAAAAATTTCTATACCACTTTCAACGCTTGCCTTTGTTTTCCTCACCATACCTCTCGGTATCAGAAGAAAGATAGAAGGCGGTTTTTCCGGTATTCTTTACAGTCTCCTCTTGTTTATCATCTATTACATGCTGATGGCATTTACCGAAAATGCAGGAAGGGCGATACACTCACCCGCATTAATAACATCGCTTGTGCCAAATATTGTCATAGCTGGAACAGGTCTCTATCTATTAAGGAATTTGAACAGCGAGGATCACATTACATTATCGCAAAGAATTCGATATATGTGGGGCTACTATTTTGAAAAGGTTAAATAGATACCTTATTTCTAACGTATTAAAGATCCTCGCTATTACAGAACTTGCAGGGCTGATAATGTTCATGACCATTGAGTTTTTTGAACATATGGATGTGTTTACAGCCTCATCGAGAAATTTTGTATTAGGTATATACTATCTTGTTTTAAGAATACCATATTACCTTAACCTGATTTTACCCCTGTCTTTCCTTATTTCAATGTTAATTTTTCTTATATTGATGGTAAGGAACAATGAGATGATCACCATAAGGACCTCGGGGATAAGCACAGCCTCATTAATGAAACCACTGATAGTGCTATCCATGATACTCATAGCTTTCTCATTTGTTCTTGCGGAGCTGTTTGTTCCGGTTACCCTCAGCAAAGCCGAATATGTTTATAGAGTTAAAATTAAAAAGGAAGAACCTTATGTTTTTTTTAAAAACGACAGGATATGGTTTAAAAGAGATAACATGATCTGCAATATTGATTTTTATGACATTAAAAAAGACATGATAAGAGGTCTCACCCTGTTAGAATTATCAAAAGATTTTTCTATCGAAAAAAGGATTGATGCAAAAGAAGGGGTCTGGAAAAACGGTTCCTGGCTCTTCACCGATGTGGTTGAAAGGACATTTGCCGATGATGGCATAAAAATGAAGAAGACATACGCCCAGATGAAGGATGTAATAAAAGAGCACCCTTCGATATTCAAGGTAATAGAAAAAAACCCTGAAGAAATGGGATATAAAGAACTTGAAGGGCATATAAAAAAATTAAAACAGGATGGGCATAGCACCAGAAGGTATCTTGTCGATCTGTACAACAAAATTTCTTCTCCTTTTGTAAACCTTATCATGGTATTTGCTGCTTTTTCCGTGGGGCTGAGGTATTCCAAAACAAAACATATCTCAAAAGGTATATTTTCCGGTATTTCTCTTGGTATATTTTACTGGTTTTTTCATTCGGTTTCTCTGTCCTTTGGATATTCTGAAATATTTCCCCCCTTGTTTGCTGCCTGGTTTTCGAACCTTCTCTTCTTCTCCATGGGTATCATTGGTATTGTTACGTTGAGGACATAATCCGTGAAGGCTTATCTTGATATTGAAACGGACAGGCGGGGAAATATAAGCGTTATAGGCATATACATCGAACAGAAAGGATTCGTGCAGTTTTATGGCAACGATATAACCACTGACAATGTTGAGACCATAATCTGTAATGCAAAAACTGTGGTAACCTTCAATGGTGACAGTTTCGATCTCCCCCTTATAAAAAAGTACTTAAACCTCGATATAATGGCAACGGCCAACTCCCTCGACCTGTTTAAAGAAAAAAAGAAGCTGGGTATTAAGGGAGGTTTGAAAGCGCTTGAGAAAATGTTTGGCATATCAAGAAAAACAGAGGGCATGAACGGATACGACGCCGTTAAACTCTGGGATAGTTACACAAAATATGGCAGGGGTGAAGCGCTTAATCTTCTTCTTGAATACAATAGAGAGGATGTGTTAAACCTGATCAGTCTTGAAAATTGCCTCGCCAATCTGAAGGAAAATAACCATGATCGAGTCGTTTGAGGTTAAATCTTTAGAATACAAGATTAAAGGGGTACTCACAACACCGAGGGGTTACAAAAAATATCCCTGTATTATTCTTTCCCATGGTTTGATAAGCTCGAAAGAAAGCTCGAAATACCTTGCACTTTCGGAAAATTTAATCCAGGAGGGGATAGCTACCTGTCGGTTTGACTATCACGGGTGTGGCGAAAGCGAAGGCAACATAGAAGATACCACCTTAACAATAAGGATTGGAAATCTTGATTCAATCGTTGAGTATGTTTTAAAACATCACCTTATAAACCCTGAAAAAATTGGTATATTGGGGAGCAGCTTTGGCGGCTCTTCATGCATAGTAACATCCGCAAAAGATAAAAGAATAAAGTGTATATCCCTATGGGCCACACCATATATATTAGAAAAAAAGGATGGCGGCAGGATATCGGATATAGAATTCAAGGAAACAATTTTTAACGATTTTTCAAAATATGACCTCTTATCGGAGGCCAAGAAATTATCATGTGCCTTAGTGGTACATGGAGAAGCTGACGAAGTGGTTCCCTTTCATGAGGGAAAGGCAATATACAAAAACATCAAAAAACCAAAAAAACTTTCTATA from Pseudomonadota bacterium includes:
- the lptG gene encoding LPS export ABC transporter permease LptG, which translates into the protein MKRLNRYLISNVLKILAITELAGLIMFMTIEFFEHMDVFTASSRNFVLGIYYLVLRIPYYLNLILPLSFLISMLIFLILMVRNNEMITIRTSGISTASLMKPLIVLSMILIAFSFVLAELFVPVTLSKAEYVYRVKIKKEEPYVFFKNDRIWFKRDNMICNIDFYDIKKDMIRGLTLLELSKDFSIEKRIDAKEGVWKNGSWLFTDVVERTFADDGIKMKKTYAQMKDVIKEHPSIFKVIEKNPEEMGYKELEGHIKKLKQDGHSTRRYLVDLYNKISSPFVNLIMVFAAFSVGLRYSKTKHISKGIFSGISLGIFYWFFHSVSLSFGYSEIFPPLFAAWFSNLLFFSMGIIGIVTLRT
- a CDS encoding alpha/beta hydrolase, with translation MIESFEVKSLEYKIKGVLTTPRGYKKYPCIILSHGLISSKESSKYLALSENLIQEGIATCRFDYHGCGESEGNIEDTTLTIRIGNLDSIVEYVLKHHLINPEKIGILGSSFGGSSCIVTSAKDKRIKCISLWATPYILEKKDGGRISDIEFKETIFNDFSKYDLLSEAKKLSCALVVHGEADEVVPFHEGKAIYKNIKKPKKLSIIKGGDHIFSVTSHREKAIELAINWFRRYLLGS
- a CDS encoding LptF/LptG family permease, with product MLSFRNISIRFYIYLLKELSFMFLLSLGILTFILVLGRIGKMVDLVINKGVDLKDIILLIVYSSPPYLMFTLPMAFLLSTIVVLGRFSTENEILALKASGVDIKCLFHPLATFAIAITLIGLINSIALLPASSEEFRNTLINIIKKGITFEDKEGIFNDSIPGIVIYIDKVDTKNKSLTGIIVSDDRDKNLKQTISANKGLINLDPLSLDLFFVLENGNLHRWEKTDDVYRSLFFKKYAFTMNLTNMLPNTTSLRKRPYEMNVKELKKAMTTANANDRYEYLLEIYKKISIPLSTLAFVFLTIPLGIRRKIEGGFSGILYSLLLFIIYYMLMAFTENAGRAIHSPALITSLVPNIVIAGTGLYLLRNLNSEDHITLSQRIRYMWGYYFEKVK
- a CDS encoding ribonuclease H-like domain-containing protein, which translates into the protein MKAYLDIETDRRGNISVIGIYIEQKGFVQFYGNDITTDNVETIICNAKTVVTFNGDSFDLPLIKKYLNLDIMATANSLDLFKEKKKLGIKGGLKALEKMFGISRKTEGMNGYDAVKLWDSYTKYGRGEALNLLLEYNREDVLNLISLENCLANLKENNHDRVV